The Bacteroidia bacterium DNA segment GATTATTTCTCGCGCCATTTTCATCGGAACGCTGATGTATTTTTTTTCCATGTAGAAAATTATTTTTTCGAGCAGCTCTTTTGAGTTATCATCCAACTGTTCCAAATCCTTCGCAAACACTTTATTAATAGCCATTTCGCGAATTTGCTTTATTTTTTCAGGCACATCACTCATCGCCAATTCTACTTTTCGTGTTTGTAAAATTTGATAAAATTCCTGCGTACTTTCTGCTGTAATTTTTGTACAAAAATTTAATTCGCTTTGACGTTCTTTTAAATTGTGTTCCGCAATGGATTGCAAATTATTAACGGCAATTAAATTGATATCGTAACTGTTTAAAATTTCTGGATCCAAATCGTTTGGAACGGCTAAATCAATTACCACTTTTTTTGTTTTGTCTTCGTGCAAAAGCGAAGTATAGATATCTTTTGTAATCACCGCTTCGGCAGCACCTGTGCAAGTTACAATAACATCAAATCCTGAAAAATAATTTTTCAATTCGTCTAAACCAAATGCTTTTGCATTTAATTCCGACGCTAAATTTTCTGCATTTTTAAGTGTGCGATTAAATAAAACGAAATTCGTAAACCCGTGTTTTTTCAGGTATTTCGCCATATTTGTATTGGTAATTCCAGTTCCGATAATCAGGAAGCGCGCGTTTAAAGGCACATTCAGCTCTTTTAATTTGCGATACGCCAAGGAAACCACGGAAACAGGATGGCGCGCAATGTTTGTTTCTGTATAAATCCGTTTTGCTGTTTCAATTGTTTTTTGAATCGCCAAACGAATTAAATCTCCAGTTAAACCGAATTGTTTGGATTTCTCAAATGCGTTACGCACTTGCGTGATAATTTCGCGTTCGCCAACTACCAATGAATCAATCGAAGAAGCTACGTTGAACAAATGATTCAAGGCTTCTTCGCCTTCAAAAACAAGGGAAGATGTGCAAGCAAAATTAATTTCTTCTGTCGACCAAGAAGGATTGAAATGAGCGAAAAAGTGTTGTAAAAATTTTTGGGAAATAGTTTGAGAAGTAGACAATAAAAATTCGACGCGATTGCAAGTGGAAAGATACATTAACTCCTCTACCTTCGATTGCTTTTTGAGATATTGCAAGCGATTTTCCAACAACGATTCTTCCAAATGGAATTTTCCCACTTCGGAAATTTGAAGCGTTTTGTAAGTAAAAGCAATGATTTTAAAAGAATTCACGTATCGCTATTTTCAATGGATGGCAAAGGTGGCAAAGAGATCTGTTCTAATTGTCATGGAATTGTCAGCAAAACATACGTAAAAAAGAAGAGCAGGTTTTTAAAAACCCGCTCTTCACAAATAAATCAATAGAAAAATTTATTTTACATATACTTTTTTTCCGTTGCTCATGTAATATTTTCCACCTTTTGGACCTTGAAACAAAGCGCGACCTTTTGCATCTGTTCCAACTGATTTTCCGTTTGCGCTCATGGTTGAACCAGTAGAAGTAGCTGTACTACCAGTTGTTTTGCTTGATGTGCTTGGAGTTGATTTGGCAGACGGTTTTGTTGCTGTACCACTATTTTTAGAGCTGGATTGTGTTGTTGGAGTAGTGCTGATATGAGCTTTACTTGCCGTTTTTGCACGTTTCTGAGTGGTGGTAGCAGGAATTACTTTCCCATCTTGTTGAATTTTTTCTTGACGGATTGTTTTTACGCTCATCGCGTTTGCGCTTACAATTGCCAGAGAAGCAATCAGAACGGTCATTACTGTTGATTTTATCGTTTTCATGTTTTTTGGTTTTTAGACTTTTGTTTTATGTTTTACAAAAGTAGGTTAATTATTTTTTGAAAAGAATACTTCCAATTGTCGTGCCAAAAAAATATTTTTTCGAGACATTTTAAAATGTAGAAGAAACAATCTTACTTTTAAACACGTAATTTGTACGTAACTAATTCTCAAAATTGAAACATGATATTTTTAAAAAAGCAGTCGAACTTCCTTTTTTTACTCCTTCTTTTGTTACTTCCTTTTTCGCATGTTTTTGCTGAAAAATTTACCGCACATCCTCCTAAAAAGAAGGTAGAACCCACGGTCTCTATAAAAGATACGCTGGTTTCTCGTATTGTAAAAAGGATAGAAATGTATTCGCTTACGATTAAGACCGACAATAATTTAGTTCAGCGAAAAATACAAATGGAACCGATGTTAAGCGCCTTGCCAGAGATCGAGCGAAGATTGAATGCTTTTACAAAACGGTTGGCAAAAAAAGGAGATCGAATGAATTTGCGGAGCCTTAACAGCGGGATGATTATTTTGAAAGAAATGGCCAGTCAACTGAAGGATTATGAAACCACTTTATCGGATTATTATATGGAATTATCCGAAAGTAATGATTCTTTGAAAAGGATAAGTACCGATGCAATTCTCAATTCAAATATCACGGATTCTATCCTGAATAATCAGACACAAACTGTGCTGAAAGAAGCTGCGGTTTTAGATTCTGCTCAAAAAGACATGTTGGGGAAAATTTCTATTGTACGCAATAAGAATTCGGTTGCGGCATTGCAAACCGAAGATATTATGTCGGAAATGACTTACCTCACTACTACCGCCAAAAAAGCGATGTGGGAGCAAGAGGACAATCCTTTGTTGCAAGATAATCCATCTGAATACGACCAATCTTTTACAGAGATTATTGAAAATGCATTCACTCGGAGTGGAAAAATTATTTCCATATTTCTACGTGATAAATGGGATTTGATGACAATGGCTTTATTCTTATTTATTTGTATCAGTACGTGGTGTTTTTCGAATATGCGACGAGTTAAAAAATTGCCGAACGCAACAGAGGTGCTCGAACCGATTTATTTTTTGAGGAGATCTGTATTGATAGGCTGTATTATGGCATTTTTTACCTATTTACCTTTCTTTTTTGCCAATCCGCAAATGTCTTTTTTACACGTTTGCGAATTACTCCGATTGCTCGCACTTTCCTTTTTACTGTTTCCCTATTTATCACGCTCTTCCAAACCGATGTGGATAGCACTTTGCCTCATTTGGGTGTATTATGCAATGGATGATTTACTATTGGAACAAGCGTTTGAAGAACGCTGGGCATTGGTTGCAGCAGGTGTATTATTGATTTTTATTTGCCTCCGAATAATCTTCAAAAAGCAAACGAATTTCGTAAAAGTGCAAGAGTCGCCTGGCACAAAAGCATTGTCTATTTTTTCAATGACACTCGGAATTTTATCTCTCGTTTTTAATTTTACAGGAAGGGTTACGTTGGCAAAAATAGTAGGCATCGCGGCAGTGCAAAGTTTGGTATTGGGGATTACGCTCAAAGTTTTTTCTACGATGGTTTTAGAAGCTATTTATTTGCAATCCGAAGCCTATAAAGCAAGTAAGTTTTCAGATTTAATTAATTACAACGAATTGCAACACCGTTTACGCCGAGTGTTGTGGATGATTGCTTCTGTCGTTTGGTTTATCGCATTATTAGTAAATATCACCTTGTATGATTATTCAAAAGAGCTCTTCATTGCTTTTTTTGAGACGAAAAGAATTATTGGTAACATGACGTTTACCTACGAAAGCGTAGCTGTTTTCGTTCTCATTATTTGGGTATCCTCTATTATTTCTGGGATTATTAATTTTCTTTTCGGACAGGAAAACTCCAAAAATCCGAAAAAGAAAACACGTATTGGTTCCATGTTATTATTGATTCGCTTGGCAATTTGGTCGGTCGGATTTGTAGTAGCGGTGGCAGCTGCAGGTATTCCGATGGATAGAATATCCATTATGATTGGCGCTTTAGGCGTAGGTATTGGTTTCGGTTTGCAAAACATCACCAATAATTTGGTATCTGGAATTATTCTTGCTTTTGAGCGCCCTATTCAAGTGGGAGATCAAATAGAAATAGGAGATAAAGCAGGAGTAGTGGACGAAATTGGTGTGCGGTCTTCTAAAATAAAAAGCAGCGATGGATCGCACGTTATTGTGCCAAATGGCGATTTACTTTCGCAACATCTCACCAATTGGACAAAAGAGAATTCTCATAAAAATGTATTTTTTAATATTAATATTTCCTACCAATCCGATATGACCTTGGTGAAAAAAATAATTTGTGAAACCATTGAAAAAGACAAGGGCATTTTAGCTGGTACAACACCTTCCGTTTCCGTCCAGGCATTTGCGGATACCGCTATTCAACTAAAAATTTCTTTTTGGGTGTCTGATTTATCGAAAGCCAATTCGCTTCGAAGCGATATAATGCTGGAAGTGTATCGTACACTCACGGAAAAGGGAATTAGACTTCCTTATACAAGCTGAAAAAAAGGACTTGAAAAATTATTTTTTTGAAGCCTGTTTTTGTATTAAAAAAAATATCCGATTGCTGGGAAATACAACCGGATATTTTTCCATTACAATTTAAAAACAACTAAAAACTAAGCACTATTTCTTTTTGTTCGATGAGTTTTCGAAGATTGATTAAAGCATAACGCATCCGTCCCAAAGACGTATTCACACTCACGTTGGTGAAATCTGAAATTTCCTTAAAAGTCATGTCGTAATAATGACGCAGCATCAATACTTGACGTTGTTCGTGAGGTAATTCTTCAATTAATTTTCGAATGTCTTTTCGCACTTGTTTCCCCAGAATTTCTTCCTCTGCATTTTTCTGTTCGATTTTCAGAATACTAAAAATGTCGAACTCTTCGCCATCGTTATTCGACACATTTGAAATGGTCGGTATTCTTTTTTCTTTTCTGAAATGATCCATAATTAAATTGTGAGCGATGCGCAAAACCCAAGCTGCAAATTTGCCTTCTTCTGTGTATTTCTGCATTCGAAGGGTGTGAACCACCTTAAAAAAAGTATCCTGAAAAACATCTTCTGCCAATTGTTTGTCTTTTACAACCATCATAATGTAGCTGAAAATTCTTCTTTTGTGGCGAGAAATTAATTCGGCAATGGCTTCTTCGTTACCGTTAACATACTGATCAACGAGTTGCTGATCGCTCAACTGCTTAGTCATATAGACCTCCTTTTTTAAAGTGAATAAAAACTATTTAAAAAAGTAGCAGTTGACTTATGTTATTCCTCCTTGGTTTTAGGGATGTTCCGGTGAAAAAACATCGGTTTGTTTGGGTGATTATTTATCAAATGTAAAACATATTTTTTAAAAACCCAAAAAATTGTTAAAAAAATCTTTTTTGAAGAAGTTTTTTTGGTTTTTACGACTTATTGTTTTCTAAACGAATAACTGTATTTTTGATTCGCTTAGAAAATATTTTTTTACACTCATTATTTCCATCCGAATAAAAATTTATGCGCAGCTCTATTTTCCGAAAAAAATCTGTTGAACATATTTTAAAACAAGTTGAAGAAGACGATAAATACCAAGCACTCAACAAAGTGCTTACTGTTCGCGATTTAACGGCTTTGGGAATTGCCGCCATTATTGGAGCGGGAATTTTTAGTACGGTCGGGAAAGCCTGTTTTGACGGTGGTCCGGCGGTAATATTTTTATTTTTAATTACTGCCGTTGCTTGCGGGTTTTCAGCTTTGTGTTATGCTGAATTTGCTTCGCG contains these protein-coding regions:
- the hemA gene encoding glutamyl-tRNA reductase, with amino-acid sequence MNSFKIIAFTYKTLQISEVGKFHLEESLLENRLQYLKKQSKVEELMYLSTCNRVEFLLSTSQTISQKFLQHFFAHFNPSWSTEEINFACTSSLVFEGEEALNHLFNVASSIDSLVVGEREIITQVRNAFEKSKQFGLTGDLIRLAIQKTIETAKRIYTETNIARHPVSVVSLAYRKLKELNVPLNARFLIIGTGITNTNMAKYLKKHGFTNFVLFNRTLKNAENLASELNAKAFGLDELKNYFSGFDVIVTCTGAAEAVITKDIYTSLLHEDKTKKVVIDLAVPNDLDPEILNSYDINLIAVNNLQSIAEHNLKERQSELNFCTKITAESTQEFYQILQTRKVELAMSDVPEKIKQIREMAINKVFAKDLEQLDDNSKELLEKIIFYMEKKYISVPMKMAREIIIENGVKK
- a CDS encoding sigma-70 family RNA polymerase sigma factor, producing MTKQLSDQQLVDQYVNGNEEAIAELISRHKRRIFSYIMMVVKDKQLAEDVFQDTFFKVVHTLRMQKYTEEGKFAAWVLRIAHNLIMDHFRKEKRIPTISNVSNNDGEEFDIFSILKIEQKNAEEEILGKQVRKDIRKLIEELPHEQRQVLMLRHYYDMTFKEISDFTNVSVNTSLGRMRYALINLRKLIEQKEIVLSF
- a CDS encoding mechanosensitive ion channel domain-containing protein, which translates into the protein MLLPFSHVFAEKFTAHPPKKKVEPTVSIKDTLVSRIVKRIEMYSLTIKTDNNLVQRKIQMEPMLSALPEIERRLNAFTKRLAKKGDRMNLRSLNSGMIILKEMASQLKDYETTLSDYYMELSESNDSLKRISTDAILNSNITDSILNNQTQTVLKEAAVLDSAQKDMLGKISIVRNKNSVAALQTEDIMSEMTYLTTTAKKAMWEQEDNPLLQDNPSEYDQSFTEIIENAFTRSGKIISIFLRDKWDLMTMALFLFICISTWCFSNMRRVKKLPNATEVLEPIYFLRRSVLIGCIMAFFTYLPFFFANPQMSFLHVCELLRLLALSFLLFPYLSRSSKPMWIALCLIWVYYAMDDLLLEQAFEERWALVAAGVLLIFICLRIIFKKQTNFVKVQESPGTKALSIFSMTLGILSLVFNFTGRVTLAKIVGIAAVQSLVLGITLKVFSTMVLEAIYLQSEAYKASKFSDLINYNELQHRLRRVLWMIASVVWFIALLVNITLYDYSKELFIAFFETKRIIGNMTFTYESVAVFVLIIWVSSIISGIINFLFGQENSKNPKKKTRIGSMLLLIRLAIWSVGFVVAVAAAGIPMDRISIMIGALGVGIGFGLQNITNNLVSGIILAFERPIQVGDQIEIGDKAGVVDEIGVRSSKIKSSDGSHVIVPNGDLLSQHLTNWTKENSHKNVFFNINISYQSDMTLVKKIICETIEKDKGILAGTTPSVSVQAFADTAIQLKISFWVSDLSKANSLRSDIMLEVYRTLTEKGIRLPYTS